The Natronincola ferrireducens genome includes a window with the following:
- a CDS encoding Na+/H+ antiporter NhaC family protein, producing MDIVVVMIFSFILLVFSILRGIFIGYPLILCFLMFVWLAWRKGYSLKNILQMAYGGGKKVFIVLRIFILIGGITAAWMASGTVAAIVYYGLQLMHPSFFILYAFLITVFVSFLLGTSFGTISTVGVALMVMAKGGGVNVNLAAGAIIAGSYFGDRCSPMSSSANLVATLTKTQLYINIKNMFKTAAIPFILATILYTIFSLYQPLNLVENNMDKELIDVFFIDWRVLIPAIMILIFAAFKVDVKISMLLSITAAGLLGIFLQHHPPSELLKYIFFGYTLDFDGPLKDIMKGGGILSMWKAAIIVFVSSCLSGILEGTGMLHSIEEGLIKVQSRWKLFVSTSVVGFITAAFGCNQTISIVLTTHLMKKPYGAKNIDNHQLAVDIENTSVVMAPLIPWNIASLVPTTTLMVSATGFIPYAFYLYFIPISNIVYLKFREVIQSNKD from the coding sequence ATGGATATAGTAGTAGTAATGATTTTTTCCTTTATTTTATTGGTTTTTAGTATTTTAAGGGGAATTTTTATTGGTTATCCCCTCATCCTCTGTTTTCTTATGTTTGTTTGGTTAGCATGGAGGAAGGGATATTCCTTGAAAAACATTCTACAGATGGCCTATGGTGGCGGAAAAAAAGTGTTTATTGTATTGAGGATTTTTATATTAATAGGTGGTATTACTGCTGCTTGGATGGCTTCTGGAACAGTGGCCGCCATTGTTTATTATGGATTGCAATTGATGCATCCAAGTTTCTTCATATTGTATGCTTTTTTAATTACTGTCTTTGTTTCTTTTTTACTAGGTACCTCTTTTGGAACAATAAGTACAGTGGGGGTTGCTCTTATGGTTATGGCCAAGGGTGGGGGTGTTAATGTTAATTTAGCTGCTGGCGCTATTATTGCTGGTTCTTATTTTGGTGATCGTTGTTCTCCCATGTCCTCCAGTGCCAATCTAGTTGCTACCTTAACAAAAACCCAGCTTTATATCAATATCAAGAATATGTTTAAAACAGCCGCTATTCCCTTTATCTTGGCTACTATTCTCTATACGATATTTTCTTTGTATCAACCACTAAATTTAGTTGAAAATAATATGGATAAGGAACTGATAGACGTATTTTTTATTGATTGGAGGGTATTGATACCAGCCATCATGATTTTGATATTTGCTGCATTCAAGGTGGATGTAAAAATATCTATGCTTCTGAGTATTACAGCCGCCGGATTGCTAGGAATTTTTCTACAGCATCACCCACCTAGTGAGCTGTTAAAGTATATTTTCTTTGGTTATACATTGGATTTTGATGGTCCCTTAAAGGATATTATGAAGGGGGGAGGCATCCTGTCTATGTGGAAGGCTGCAATAATTGTATTTGTATCCAGTTGTCTTTCTGGGATTCTAGAAGGAACAGGAATGTTGCACAGCATAGAGGAGGGTTTGATAAAAGTGCAATCCCGCTGGAAGCTATTTGTATCTACTTCTGTTGTAGGTTTCATCACAGCTGCCTTTGGTTGCAATCAAACTATCTCTATCGTACTAACCACCCACCTTATGAAAAAACCCTATGGGGCTAAAAATATAGACAACCATCAGCTTGCTGTTGATATAGAAAACACTTCCGTAGTAATGGCCCCTCTAATTCCATGGAACATTGCATCCTTAGTCCCTACTACAACCCTAATGGTGAGTGCTACTGGTTTTATACCCTATGCCTTTTACCTCTATTTCATCCCCATCAGTAACATTGTTTATTTGAAATTTAGGGAAGTAATACAAAGTAATAAAGATTAA
- a CDS encoding aminopeptidase yields the protein MNDFNNKLQKYAEVALKVGLNIQQGQNLVINAPIPATDFVRVVAKKAYELGVKNVHVEWADEEMTLIKLLHAPQEALKEFPMWKAKGYEEMAKEGTAFLSISAANPDLLKEAHPDRVATMNKTSATAMENFKRYIQNASVNWNIVSVPTKEWAKKVFPHHDEKESVEKLWENIFKVTRIDQPDPVKAWQDHLQQLKIRLDLLNNKKFKKLHFKAPGTDLTMALPEGHIWVGGGLKTEKGFEFVPNMPTEEVFSMPLKEGVDGVVSSTKPLNYGGNLIEDFTLTFKKGRIIDFTAEKGYETLKKLIETDEGAHYLGEVALVPHRSPVSDTDVIFFNTLFDENASNHFALGSAYPICIEEGTKMSKDELQKNGVNTSLVHVDFMIGSAEMDIDGETPDGRMEPIFRKGNWYNIED from the coding sequence ATGAATGATTTCAATAATAAACTTCAAAAATACGCTGAGGTAGCTTTAAAGGTAGGTCTTAATATACAACAAGGGCAAAACCTAGTTATCAATGCACCGATTCCTGCTACTGATTTCGTCAGGGTTGTGGCTAAAAAAGCCTACGAGCTAGGTGTTAAAAATGTTCATGTCGAATGGGCTGATGAGGAGATGACCTTGATTAAGCTGCTACATGCTCCCCAGGAGGCTCTAAAGGAATTTCCCATGTGGAAGGCGAAGGGCTACGAGGAAATGGCAAAGGAAGGAACTGCCTTCTTATCTATCTCCGCTGCTAACCCTGATCTATTAAAAGAGGCTCATCCAGATCGGGTAGCTACTATGAACAAAACCAGTGCCACAGCTATGGAAAATTTTAAAAGATATATACAAAATGCCAGTGTCAATTGGAATATTGTTTCTGTTCCAACAAAGGAATGGGCAAAAAAGGTGTTTCCCCATCATGATGAGAAAGAAAGTGTAGAAAAGTTATGGGAAAATATTTTTAAAGTTACTAGGATAGACCAACCTGATCCAGTAAAAGCATGGCAGGATCATCTACAACAATTAAAGATTCGCTTAGACTTGCTTAATAATAAGAAATTTAAAAAACTACATTTTAAAGCACCAGGTACTGATTTAACTATGGCACTTCCAGAGGGACATATATGGGTTGGTGGTGGCTTGAAAACAGAAAAGGGATTTGAATTTGTTCCTAATATGCCTACTGAAGAGGTTTTCTCTATGCCTTTGAAGGAAGGGGTGGATGGCGTTGTCAGTAGTACAAAGCCTTTGAATTATGGTGGTAATCTAATTGAAGACTTCACCTTAACCTTTAAAAAAGGACGCATCATCGACTTCACAGCTGAAAAGGGCTATGAAACCTTAAAAAAGCTTATTGAAACCGATGAGGGAGCCCACTACCTAGGGGAAGTTGCCCTAGTGCCCCACCGTTCCCCTGTTTCCGATACGGATGTTATATTTTTTAATACTTTATTTGATGAAAATGCCTCCAATCACTTTGCCCTTGGATCAGCCTATCCTATTTGTATAGAGGAGGGCACAAAAATGAGTAAGGATGAGTTGCAAAAAAACGGTGTAAATACCAGCTTAGTTCATGTTGACTTTATGATTGGTTCTGCTGAAATGGATATTGATGGTGAAACTCCTGATGGCAGGATGGAACCTATCTTTAGAAAAGGTAATTGGTACAATATTGAAGATTAA
- a CDS encoding RNA polymerase sigma factor has translation MKRYKKYSLVEDYLLENQASLYRLAYSYVRNKDDALDILQESLYKSLNSINTLHNPRDIKPWLYRIIINTALDFLRKNKKLSLVDEGVLELHCNPQEDTYKNFDLQEALDHLSPTYKTIIILRFFEDLTLEDIANILDENINTIKTRLYTALKKLRVEMEDSYYEG, from the coding sequence ATGAAAAGATATAAAAAGTATTCATTGGTAGAGGATTACTTATTAGAAAATCAAGCCTCCCTCTATAGACTAGCCTATAGTTATGTAAGAAATAAGGACGATGCGTTAGATATTCTTCAGGAAAGCTTATATAAATCATTGAATTCTATAAACACATTACATAATCCTCGTGACATAAAGCCTTGGCTTTATCGAATTATAATTAATACTGCTTTAGATTTTCTAAGAAAAAATAAAAAGTTAAGTTTAGTTGATGAGGGGGTATTAGAGCTTCATTGTAATCCTCAAGAGGACACCTACAAAAATTTTGATCTACAGGAGGCATTAGACCATTTATCTCCAACCTATAAAACCATCATTATTTTAAGATTTTTTGAGGATTTAACGCTAGAAGATATAGCAAACATACTGGATGAAAATATCAATACCATCAAAACAAGATTGTATACTGCTTTGAAAAAGCTTCGTGTAGAAATGGAGGATTCATATTATGAAGGATAA
- a CDS encoding DUF4179 domain-containing protein — translation MDLEKTLLKKKRDYNNIEVPQEMEERLRNALEKEKSVKKSILGSRFIAAALILFIFVGYHFDTFAYYGKRLIGYDSIMSESLKDLNQMGRGQEIGQSYTFENGVEIILDGIMVDDNQMIAFYRIKNGQNGFDGHRFDPSFKGFLRRYRMRSAVGEYLGGDQEELIYMAVFDPPGLFERTLTFEFTIWEGNHHEKAVFPFILDRSKAMGYMIKQKINKTVEVEGIEVHFKKITATPTQTMIEGSVDNIIELIRQSISGDQTRIPHMRIKLLADGKAIAEQGSSMTTNMKGMSFSSSFDPLPANIEKLEIQLEELSIMERPNLSLNLSKKQLPYSTYYKNREIKIEEMVSVNGETHITIETEENMLLLDVILLADGESLKFIETQSLDYDKTPNGGTHKRKIKFQGNGDNLELKIGTIIYTGKFEGFNSPIEIK, via the coding sequence ATGGATTTAGAAAAAACACTTCTTAAAAAGAAAAGGGATTATAACAATATAGAAGTCCCCCAAGAGATGGAGGAAAGACTGAGAAATGCATTAGAAAAAGAAAAATCTGTTAAAAAATCTATCTTAGGTAGTAGGTTTATAGCAGCAGCATTGATATTATTTATTTTTGTAGGCTATCACTTTGATACCTTTGCCTATTATGGCAAAAGACTAATTGGTTATGACAGCATTATGTCCGAAAGCTTAAAGGACTTAAACCAAATGGGCAGGGGACAGGAAATAGGGCAGAGCTATACCTTTGAAAATGGTGTTGAGATTATTTTAGATGGTATTATGGTGGATGACAATCAAATGATTGCCTTTTATAGAATAAAGAATGGCCAAAATGGCTTTGACGGTCATAGATTTGATCCATCTTTTAAGGGATTCTTGAGGAGGTATAGGATGAGGAGTGCTGTAGGAGAATATTTAGGTGGTGATCAAGAGGAACTAATCTATATGGCTGTCTTTGATCCCCCAGGACTATTTGAAAGAACCTTAACCTTTGAATTTACAATATGGGAAGGAAACCATCATGAAAAAGCAGTTTTTCCCTTTATATTAGACAGAAGTAAGGCGATGGGTTATATGATTAAGCAAAAAATTAACAAAACAGTTGAAGTTGAAGGTATTGAAGTGCATTTTAAAAAAATCACAGCAACCCCTACCCAAACCATGATAGAGGGTAGTGTTGATAATATAATAGAATTAATAAGACAATCCATCTCTGGAGACCAAACCCGTATTCCTCATATGAGGATAAAGCTTTTGGCTGATGGAAAAGCAATAGCTGAGCAAGGAAGCAGTATGACCACCAATATGAAGGGAATGAGCTTTAGTAGCTCCTTTGATCCTTTACCAGCAAATATAGAAAAGCTAGAAATACAATTGGAAGAACTATCAATAATGGAAAGACCCAACTTGAGCTTGAATCTATCAAAAAAACAACTTCCTTATTCCACATACTATAAAAATAGGGAGATAAAAATTGAAGAGATGGTTAGTGTAAATGGGGAAACCCATATTACAATAGAGACAGAAGAAAATATGTTGCTTTTAGATGTAATATTGCTTGCTGATGGGGAAAGCTTAAAATTTATAGAAACCCAGTCTTTAGACTATGACAAAACACCAAATGGTGGTACCCATAAGAGAAAAATTAAGTTTCAAGGAAATGGAGATAATCTAGAGCTTAAAATAGGAACAATTATTTATACTGGGAAATTTGAAGGCTTTAACAGTCCGATAGAAATCAAGTAG
- a CDS encoding TetR family transcriptional regulator, producing MRVIKEKNKREKILQAAITVLSEKGLEKTKISDIVKEAGVAQGTFYLYFPSKNALIPAIADSMFQKSLEKIKEKIDDNTSFFHQLEDIIDITFQVTAEYREVLALCYSGLAITGVLQEWEKIYEPYYNWIEERIIIAQNKKEIRDDMNSRIIAKLLIELIEGTAEQVYLFEEDEKNASDYHRELLSFIKHSFAK from the coding sequence GTGAGAGTAATTAAAGAAAAAAACAAAAGAGAAAAAATTTTACAGGCTGCTATTACAGTATTGTCAGAAAAGGGATTAGAAAAAACAAAAATATCTGATATTGTAAAGGAAGCGGGTGTTGCTCAAGGGACTTTTTATCTTTATTTTCCATCAAAAAATGCCTTAATACCTGCTATTGCTGATAGTATGTTCCAGAAATCACTTGAAAAAATAAAGGAAAAAATTGATGATAATACTTCTTTTTTTCATCAACTTGAGGACATAATAGATATTACATTTCAAGTAACAGCAGAATATAGGGAGGTTTTAGCCCTATGCTATTCTGGGCTAGCAATAACAGGTGTATTACAGGAATGGGAAAAGATTTATGAACCTTATTATAATTGGATTGAAGAAAGAATTATTATAGCACAAAACAAAAAAGAAATTCGAGATGATATGAACAGCCGTATCATCGCTAAGCTTTTAATTGAGTTAATTGAAGGAACCGCTGAACAGGTTTATTTATTTGAAGAAGATGAAAAAAATGCTTCTGATTATCATAGGGAATTATTATCCTTTATAAAACATTCCTTTGCAAAATAA
- a CDS encoding uracil-DNA glycosylase, whose protein sequence is MTILKNDWAPLLEEEFGKDYYLKLRDFLIKEYTTKTIYPDKYDIYNALHLTPYKEVRVVILGQDPYHGPGQAHGLSFSVKPGVKQPPSLQNIFKELQKDLGHTIPNNGYLVEWAKQGVLMLNTVLTVRQGEPNSHKGIGWELFTDRVIGLLNDREKPIVFILWGKNAQEKENLITSPQHYIIKAPHPSPFSANRGFFGSKPFSKTNSFLKEIGSEEINWQIPNL, encoded by the coding sequence ATGACAATATTAAAAAACGATTGGGCTCCATTGTTGGAGGAGGAGTTTGGAAAAGATTATTATTTAAAACTAAGGGATTTTTTAATCAAGGAATATACCACTAAAACCATTTATCCAGATAAATATGATATTTATAATGCCCTACACTTAACACCCTATAAAGAGGTAAGGGTAGTCATCCTGGGACAGGACCCTTATCACGGACCAGGGCAGGCCCATGGATTAAGTTTTTCTGTAAAACCAGGGGTAAAGCAACCCCCATCCTTACAAAATATATTTAAAGAACTTCAAAAGGATTTAGGACATACTATTCCTAATAACGGTTATTTGGTGGAATGGGCAAAACAGGGGGTATTGATGCTAAACACTGTTTTGACAGTTAGACAGGGAGAACCTAATTCCCATAAGGGAATTGGATGGGAACTTTTTACCGACAGGGTGATTGGATTATTAAATGATAGGGAAAAGCCTATCGTATTTATTTTGTGGGGCAAAAATGCCCAAGAAAAAGAAAACCTTATTACTTCGCCCCAGCACTATATTATCAAGGCCCCCCATCCCAGCCCCTTTTCCGCCAATAGAGGTTTTTTTGGAAGCAAGCCCTTTTCTAAAACCAATAGTTTTTTAAAGGAAATAGGTAGTGAAGAAATAAACTGGCAAATACCAAATTTATAG
- a CDS encoding copper amine oxidase N-terminal domain-containing protein: protein MMKSKNILAGFLSMTILSLSVATPSAIALEGVTSIKEIPGMNEVIPISTKVQEIEKLHFGSFTGKVKEITDHQRMADWQFVLVENEEGQIANIIVSQDTYIVNNTGIEVGSIITGYYDANAPMLMIYPPQYNAEVVVIENENEFVKVDIFNEDFVSRDNLLKLNISEDTTILLEDGTVFEGSLANRKLIVFYGASTRSIPAQTTPTKIIVLFEKAVHPIYEEIEEKAGFTINDVSSMDIIVNNNKIEAPAAYTNEEGIVMVPLRAIAEALGFHINWNSQQKTITLDKTISLTVGEDYYTYMKTAPIHLGAAPVVVEGRTFVPLSFFKKVTKMNNAYVFEGQIVIDNGEVME, encoded by the coding sequence ATGATGAAATCTAAAAACATACTGGCAGGATTTTTATCTATGACTATTTTATCACTTTCAGTAGCTACACCTTCAGCAATTGCCTTAGAAGGGGTTACATCTATTAAGGAAATTCCTGGAATGAATGAAGTAATCCCCATAAGTACTAAAGTACAGGAAATAGAAAAATTGCATTTCGGCTCTTTTACAGGAAAAGTTAAGGAAATAACAGACCATCAAAGGATGGCGGATTGGCAATTTGTTTTAGTAGAAAATGAAGAAGGACAAATAGCAAATATCATCGTATCCCAAGATACCTACATTGTAAATAATACTGGCATAGAAGTAGGATCTATAATTACTGGATATTATGATGCCAATGCTCCAATGCTGATGATTTATCCGCCCCAATACAATGCTGAGGTTGTGGTTATAGAAAATGAAAATGAATTTGTAAAGGTGGATATATTTAATGAAGATTTTGTTAGTAGGGATAACCTATTAAAATTAAATATCTCTGAGGACACGACAATTCTTTTGGAAGATGGAACAGTATTTGAAGGAAGCTTAGCAAACAGAAAGTTGATAGTATTTTATGGTGCTTCTACAAGAAGCATTCCAGCCCAAACAACTCCAACTAAAATCATTGTATTATTTGAAAAGGCTGTTCATCCAATCTATGAAGAAATAGAGGAGAAAGCAGGATTCACAATAAATGATGTTTCTTCTATGGATATTATTGTTAATAACAACAAAATAGAAGCCCCAGCAGCCTATACAAATGAAGAAGGTATTGTTATGGTGCCACTTCGTGCAATTGCTGAAGCTTTAGGATTTCATATAAATTGGAACAGCCAACAGAAAACCATCACACTTGATAAAACCATATCTTTAACTGTAGGGGAGGATTATTATACTTACATGAAAACAGCCCCTATTCATTTAGGAGCTGCACCAGTGGTTGTAGAGGGAAGAACCTTCGTACCCCTAAGTTTTTTTAAGAAAGTAACCAAAATGAACAATGCATATGTGTTTGAAGGACAAATCGTTATAGATAATGGTGAGGTTATGGAATAA
- a CDS encoding sigma-70 family RNA polymerase sigma factor, which produces METGDLVKKAKLGDKEALVELIMAQQQEYYKLAYVYTQNREDALDALEDMIVILYKKVKSLKKEEAFYSWSKTILVNSCKKTLKQRKKLVYLEGWERQEERNPIENREEALDLEKELRKLSSHQQEAIKLRYYMDLDYETISKITKVPLGTVKSRISTGISKLKKALGGEIK; this is translated from the coding sequence GTGGAAACTGGAGACTTAGTAAAAAAAGCAAAGTTAGGAGATAAAGAGGCACTGGTAGAGTTAATCATGGCTCAACAACAGGAATACTATAAGTTAGCTTATGTTTATACTCAAAACCGTGAAGACGCTCTAGATGCCCTTGAGGATATGATTGTTATTCTTTATAAAAAAGTAAAAAGTTTAAAAAAAGAAGAAGCTTTTTATAGCTGGAGCAAAACAATATTGGTCAACAGCTGTAAAAAAACCTTAAAACAGAGAAAAAAGTTAGTGTACTTAGAGGGATGGGAAAGACAGGAAGAAAGAAATCCTATAGAAAATCGTGAAGAAGCCTTGGATTTGGAGAAGGAGCTGAGGAAACTAAGTAGTCATCAGCAGGAGGCTATAAAACTTAGGTATTATATGGACTTGGATTATGAGACAATTTCTAAAATCACCAAGGTCCCTTTAGGAACAGTGAAATCTAGAATCTCTACAGGTATCAGTAAACTTAAAAAAGCGTTGGGTGGTGAAATAAAGTGA
- a CDS encoding zf-HC2 domain-containing protein translates to MPCSYKDKLQDYLEEKLSSEEMAKTEDHMEICNDCQEGLDNLLSQSLLLQKQTLEVEDEVLVEKIKAHRKGIRRIYAYGTLGFLLGLFSLKYTTDSFIVTKAIMALPYKVAEFMLGIFFSGNKLNQWDPMYRHFQRGMGYFPHNPILGLIVELVTPALVAMFLAMAVGYLTSDKRVFQRKRIVRFILSAALIFALWFGAIYGFYHHTLTKIENLEGIKSVIIYEKQEFSSSWIVKIDQYNIHEARYNNIVIGLSEATPLDSYPPMDLKEGLELLIQFQGGGEVTAHVDTDTGAMYTGDRRFHQLSDETLSQLIEVSGGIK, encoded by the coding sequence ATGCCTTGCTCCTATAAAGATAAATTACAGGATTACTTGGAGGAAAAACTATCCTCAGAAGAAATGGCAAAAACAGAAGATCATATGGAGATATGTAATGATTGTCAGGAAGGTTTAGATAATTTGTTAAGTCAATCCCTCCTCCTGCAGAAGCAAACCCTGGAGGTGGAGGACGAAGTATTGGTGGAAAAAATCAAAGCCCATCGTAAGGGGATTCGTCGGATTTATGCCTACGGTACCTTAGGCTTTTTACTAGGTTTATTTTCCCTCAAATATACAACCGATAGCTTTATTGTCACTAAGGCCATCATGGCTTTACCCTATAAGGTGGCAGAATTTATGCTGGGGATCTTCTTCTCAGGAAATAAATTAAATCAATGGGATCCAATGTATCGTCATTTTCAAAGGGGAATGGGCTACTTTCCCCACAATCCTATCTTGGGTCTTATTGTAGAGTTGGTTACCCCAGCCTTGGTGGCTATGTTTCTTGCTATGGCGGTGGGCTATCTCACCAGTGATAAGAGGGTATTTCAGAGGAAAAGAATTGTTCGATTTATTCTTTCTGCTGCCCTCATCTTTGCCCTCTGGTTTGGTGCCATATATGGTTTCTATCATCATACCCTTACCAAGATAGAAAACCTAGAAGGTATTAAATCTGTAATCATCTATGAAAAGCAAGAATTCAGCAGCAGCTGGATAGTAAAAATTGACCAATACAACATCCATGAAGCAAGATATAATAATATTGTTATCGGTCTTTCTGAAGCCACCCCTTTAGATTCCTATCCTCCTATGGATCTTAAAGAAGGTCTAGAGCTATTGATTCAGTTCCAAGGTGGTGGGGAAGTAACAGCCCACGTGGATACAGACACTGGCGCTATGTATACGGGTGATCGACGTTTCCATCAATTGTCAGATGAGACATTATCACAGCTTATAGAAGTATCAGGAGGGATAAAATAA
- the mutY gene encoding A/G-specific adenine glycosylase, with amino-acid sequence MKKTTYEIAEVLNPTKVKALQEQLIDWYEKNHRKLPWRTTTNPYYIWISEIMLQQTRVDTVIDYYNRFVEKFPTIKDLASAEEEVVLKAWEGLGYYSRAKRIHQTAKILIEKYEGQMPQTYDEIRKLPGIGPYTAGAVASIAFHQAVPAVDGNVMRVFSRVFYIKEDITLNTTKKVMEEVGEKVVSRKNPSYFNQGLMELGALICTPTSPKCLICPLFQLCRARELGLQKELPLKQKKPKPKEIVMEMALLYKGEKILIMKRPPEGLLGDLWGLPTVEKEENLEGGKSIKLELEETYGLKADNISYIFEKNHVFTHIKWRMQLYRMDLIEEKEIDYPSIQWVNRQQLKDYPLPTAFKKLIPSI; translated from the coding sequence ATGAAAAAGACAACATATGAAATAGCTGAAGTTTTAAACCCAACAAAGGTGAAGGCTTTACAGGAGCAACTAATCGATTGGTACGAAAAAAATCATAGAAAACTTCCCTGGAGGACCACCACTAATCCCTACTATATATGGATTTCTGAAATCATGCTACAGCAGACAAGAGTAGACACAGTTATAGATTATTACAATAGATTTGTTGAAAAATTTCCTACCATCAAGGATTTGGCATCAGCTGAAGAGGAAGTGGTTTTAAAGGCATGGGAAGGATTAGGCTACTATAGTAGGGCAAAACGTATCCATCAAACAGCTAAAATCCTAATAGAAAAATATGAAGGCCAAATGCCCCAAACCTATGATGAAATTAGAAAACTACCCGGAATCGGTCCCTATACAGCAGGGGCAGTAGCAAGTATTGCTTTTCATCAAGCAGTTCCAGCTGTAGATGGTAATGTAATGCGGGTTTTTTCAAGGGTGTTTTATATAAAGGAAGATATCACCCTAAATACAACCAAGAAAGTCATGGAGGAGGTTGGGGAAAAGGTTGTATCTCGAAAAAATCCCTCCTACTTTAATCAAGGATTAATGGAGTTGGGGGCCCTTATATGTACGCCAACTTCTCCCAAGTGTTTAATCTGTCCCCTGTTTCAACTATGTAGGGCTAGGGAGCTAGGTCTACAGAAGGAACTTCCCTTGAAACAAAAAAAACCTAAGCCTAAGGAAATTGTTATGGAGATGGCTCTCCTTTATAAAGGAGAAAAGATATTAATTATGAAACGACCACCAGAAGGATTGTTGGGGGATTTATGGGGATTACCGACTGTAGAAAAGGAAGAAAATCTAGAGGGGGGAAAAAGTATAAAGCTTGAGTTAGAGGAAACCTACGGGCTCAAGGCAGATAATATCAGCTATATTTTTGAAAAAAATCATGTCTTTACCCATATAAAATGGAGAATGCAGCTTTATAGAATGGACTTAATAGAGGAGAAGGAGATTGATTATCCTTCAATACAGTGGGTAAATAGACAGCAATTAAAGGATTATCCTCTCCCTACGGCTTTTAAAAAGCTTATCCCTTCAATTTAA
- a CDS encoding DUF3298 domain-containing protein: protein MKDNDKKAIDFLKTNYENTVIPNELDFLTKKIIKESRKKMKNNNKITKALVGTAAAGVLFIGSINFVPFTANAMSEIPIVGVIVKTLTFRNIDTDDKQGNYDVNIQAPLLDGLANKDLENILNEKYLEESRGLYESFIEEVDDIEALGGGSLGVHAGYEIKTDTDSILSIGRYIVNTVGSSSTTFQYDTIDKKNQLLITLPSLFKDSGYIEVISANIIEQMKEDMEKNPDKVYWIGDNDLSVFEKIDGNQSFYINKDNKLVISFDKYEVAPGYMGVVEFEIPTEVLGDVLVSHEYVR from the coding sequence ATGAAGGATAACGATAAAAAAGCTATTGATTTCTTAAAAACAAATTATGAAAACACAGTTATACCAAATGAACTGGATTTTCTCACAAAAAAAATTATTAAGGAGAGTAGAAAAAAAATGAAAAACAACAATAAAATCACTAAAGCTTTGGTAGGGACAGCAGCAGCAGGTGTGCTATTTATCGGAAGTATTAATTTCGTTCCTTTTACTGCCAATGCTATGTCAGAAATCCCTATTGTAGGTGTTATCGTAAAAACCCTTACATTTAGAAATATAGATACTGATGATAAGCAAGGTAATTATGATGTAAATATACAAGCCCCTCTCCTAGACGGTCTAGCTAATAAAGATTTAGAAAATATTTTAAATGAAAAATATTTGGAGGAAAGTAGAGGGCTATATGAAAGCTTTATAGAAGAGGTAGATGATATCGAAGCTCTTGGAGGGGGTAGCCTAGGTGTTCACGCTGGATATGAAATAAAAACCGATACTGATTCTATACTTTCCATTGGCCGCTATATTGTCAATACCGTTGGTTCTTCTTCCACAACCTTTCAATATGACACCATCGATAAAAAGAACCAACTATTAATTACTTTACCTAGTTTATTTAAGGATAGTGGCTATATAGAAGTTATTAGTGCAAATATTATAGAACAAATGAAGGAAGATATGGAAAAAAATCCTGACAAAGTTTATTGGATTGGGGATAACGACCTATCAGTTTTTGAAAAAATAGATGGAAACCAAAGCTTTTATATCAACAAAGATAATAAGCTAGTTATTTCCTTTGATAAATATGAAGTAGCACCTGGTTATATGGGGGTGGTGGAATTTGAAATTCCTACAGAAGTCCTTGGTGATGTGCTAGTAAGCCATGAGTATGTAAGATAA